A portion of the Suricata suricatta isolate VVHF042 chromosome 11, meerkat_22Aug2017_6uvM2_HiC, whole genome shotgun sequence genome contains these proteins:
- the TRAF6 gene encoding TNF receptor-associated factor 6 — MSLLNCENSCGSSQSESDCCAAMASSCSAAAKDDSVSGTASTGTLSSSFMEETQGYDVEFDPPLESKYECPICLMALREAVQTPCGHRFCRACIIKSIRDAGHKCPVDNEILLENQLFPDNFAKREILSLMVKCPNEGCLHKMELRHLEDHQAHCEFALMNCPHCQRPFQKCHLNIHILKECPRRQVSCVNCAVLMPFEEKEIHDQNCPLANVICEYCNTMLIREQMPNHYDLDCPTAPIPCTFSTFGCHVKMQRNHLARHLQENTQSHMRMLAQAVQSVSLALAPVPQCDMPPYNSSSVSRVPAVCHPEVQNFQETIQQLEGRLVRQDHQIRELIAKMETQSLYVNELKQTIRTLEDKVVEIEAQQCNGIYIWKIGNFGMHLKSQEEEKPVVIHSPGFYTGKPGYKLCMRLHLQLPTAQRCANYISLFVHTMQGEYDSHLPWPFQGTIRLTILDQSEAPVRQNHEEIMDAKPELLAFQRPTIPRNPKGFGYVTFMHLEALRQRTFIKDDTLLVRCEVSTRFDMGSLRREGFQPRSTDSGI; from the exons GAGAGTGACTGCTGTGCCGCCATGGCCAGCTCCTGTAGCGCGGCAGCCAAAGATGACAGTGTGAGTGGAACCGCCAGCACGGGCACCCTCTCCAGCTCTTTCATGGAGGAGACCCAGGGCTATGATGTGGAGTTTGACCCGCCCCTGGAGAGCAAATATGAGTGCCCCATCTGCCTGATGGCGCTCCGGGAGGCGGTGCAGACGCCGTGCGGCCACCGGTTCTGCAGGGCTTGCATCATCAAGTCCATAAG GGATGCAGGTCACAAATGTCCAGTTGACAATGAAATACTGCTGGAAAATCAACTATTTCCTGACAATTTTGCAAAACGAGAGATTCTTTCTCTGATGGTAAAATGTCCAAATGAAGGTTGTTTGCACAAGATGGAACTGAGGCATCTTGAG GATCACCAGGCACATTGTGAATTTGCTCTTATGAATTGTCCCCACTGCCAGCGTCCCTTCCAAAAATGCCACCTTAATATTCACATTCTCAAGGAGTGTCCAAGGAGACAGGTTTCTTGTGTAAACTGTGCTGTGTTGATGCCATTTGAAGAGAAAGAG ATCCATGACCAGAACTGTCCTTTGGCAAATGTCATCTGTGAATACTGCAATACGATGCTCATCAGAGAACAG atGCCTAATCATTACGATCTAGACTGTCCTACAGCTCCAATTCCGTGCACATTCAGTACTTTTGGTTGCCATGTAAAG ATGCAGAGGAACCACTTGGCGCGCCACCTGCAAGAGAATACCCAGTCGCACATGAGAATGTTGGCCCAGGCTGTTCAGAGTGTCAGCCTTGCGTTAGCGCCCGTACCTCAGTGTGACATGCCTCCCTACAATTCTTCCTCTGTGTCCCGGGTTCCCGCTGTGTGTCACCCCGAGGTCCAGAACTTCCAAGAAACCATTCAGCAGTTAGAGGGTCGCCTGGTAAGACAAGACCATCAAATCCGAGAGCTGATTGCGAAAATGGAAACTCAGAGCCTGTACGTAAATGAGCTCAAACAAACGATTCGGACCCTGGAGGACAAGGTTGTTGAAATAGAAGCACAGCAGTGCAATGGGATTTACATCTGGAAGATCGGCAACTTTGGGATGCATTTGAAATCtcaagaagaggagaaacctgTTGTCATTCATAGCCCTGGGTTCTACACAGGCAAACCCGGCTACAAGCTGTGCATGCGTCTGCACCTTCAGCTGCCAACTGCTCAGCGCTGTGCTAACTACATATCCCTCTTTGTGCACACAATGCAGGGAGAGTATGACAGCCACCTCCCCTGGCCCTTCCAGGGCACAATCCGCCTCACAATTCTTGATCAGTCTGAAGCACCTGTAAGGCAGAACCATGAAGAGATCATGGATGCCAAACCAGAGCTGCTTGCCTTCCAGAGACCCACAATCCCACGAAACCCAAAAGGTTTTGGCTATGTGACTTTCATGCATCTGGAAGCCCTGAGACAGAGAACCTTCATTAAGGATGATACTTTGTTAGTGCGCTGTGAGGTCTCTACCCGCTTCGACATGGGTAGTCTCCGGAGGGAGGGTTTTCAGCCACGAAGTACTGATTCAGGGATATAG